One region of Lampris incognitus isolate fLamInc1 chromosome 4, fLamInc1.hap2, whole genome shotgun sequence genomic DNA includes:
- the LOC130112076 gene encoding ribonuclease P protein subunit p25-like protein produces the protein MFTGCGVVSGQGQYLTRDAVRPHPGLEVHRQIQMDVGVNPGTCPSYQCQAYRGAGQPPAVNTVASLTKPAQQPTPPAGLKLGQGGFKKVCRTEEDSPCPFPGLASGVLEMRVKEGSKIRNLMGFAMARMQGETVSGGGAVSGGGGLRQVIFTGSGRAVTKTITCAEIMKRKVGSLHQLTKLRYKSVKEVWESHEGETSETTVHRTVPSISILLSKDPLDPREPGYQPPETLGALWEEGEGGGAPQTACKRAPVPLAYGGFPDCKRVCLGQGGSVLTPR, from the coding sequence ATGTTCACAGGCTGTGGAGTGGTCAGTGGCCAGGGCCAGTACCTGACCAGAGATGCTGTCAGGCCTCACCCAGGCCTGGAGGTTCACAGACAGATCCAAATGGATGTCGGGGTAAACCCGGGCACCTGCCCTTCCTACCAGTGTCAAGCTTACAGAGGCGCAGGGCAGCCGCCAGCGGTCAACACTGTGGCCAGTCTGACAAAGCCGGCCCAACAGCCAACGCCTCCCGCTGGACTCAAACTGGGACAGGGAGGATTCAAGAAGGTCTGCCGAACCGAAGAGGACAGCCCCTGCCCCTTCCCAGGACTGGCCTCCGGAGTGCTGGAGATGCGCGTGAAGGAAGGCAGCAAGATTCGCAACTTAATGGGCTTTGCAATGGCCCGCATGCAGGGAGAGACAGTGAGCGGTGGGGGAGCggtgagtggtggtggtgggctgaGGCAGGTCATCTTCACCGGGTCAGGTCGCGCCGTCACCAAGACCATCACCTGCGCTGAGATCATGAAGAGAAAGGTGGGCTCCCTGCACCAGCTGACCAAGCTGCGCTACAAGTCGGTGAAGGAGGTGTGGGAGAGCCACGAGGGGGAGACTTCGGAGACGACGGTGCACAGGACGGTGCCCTCCATCAGCATACTCCTTTCCAAAGACCCTCTAGATCCCAGGGAGCCGGGCTACCAGCCCCCGGAGACTCTCGGCGCACTGTGGGAGGAGGGCGAGGGCGGGGGTGCCCCGCAGACAGCGTGCAAGAGAGCTCCGGTTCCCCTGGCGTACGGCGGTTTCCCCGACTGTAAGAGAGTGTGCCTGGGGCAGGGGGGCTCGGTCCTGACCCCGCGCTGA